A genomic window from Pocillopora verrucosa isolate sample1 chromosome 7, ASM3666991v2, whole genome shotgun sequence includes:
- the LOC131773249 gene encoding TNF receptor-associated factor 6-like gives MTEVPPEPCLPSGYDDEFVEPVNGGLQCGICRLPMKDPMITNCGHHFCRGCIEEHLRRKEVEGQSGFCPVDRKAIEREKDVFPNKEKEREILSLAVRCGSEECEWADELRLKELHLRSCPFRVIPCPLCEVIMARKDLDTHRAKQCPRRMVQCDFCQEQHTNCQMEEHLKSCDRYPVHCEKCDAIVSREMLQDHMENHCRKSKLPCYFAELGCEKMVLRENLDDHLLQFHKEHLHLLVDKEDLLQNQIASLQERGKANLDAHEAEIQQMNEKQHALERQMDEKQHAMKRQMDEKEKKLKRQMDEKEKASKRKMDGKEKELRGQMNENEKALKRQMDEKQHALERQMDEKQHAMKKQMDEKEKALKRQIDENEAVLRREIDEKERALKSQLDKEKLFKYVSIAFAIVLIIISVSTILYQREVKTQMDSNEKALKRQMDSNEKALKRQMDSNEKALKTQMDSKEKALKTQMDSKEKALKRQMGSKEKALKRQMDENEAVLRREIDEKERALKSRLDKEERFKYVWIAFTIFMFIIMIIMCLLLER, from the exons ATGACAGAAGTTCCTCCAGAGCCCTGCTTACCTTCTGGTTATGACGATGAATTCGTAGAGCCAGTAAATGGAGGTTTGCAATGTGGAATATGTCGGTTACCGATGAAAGATCCGATGATTACCAATTGTGGCCATCATTTTTGCCGAGGATGTATCGAGGAGCATTTACGAAG GAAAGAAGTTGAAGGTCAGAGTGGCTTTTGCCCAGTAGACCGAAAAGCCATTGAGCGAGAAAAG GATGTTTTCCCAAATAAAGAGAAGGAGAGGGAGATCTTATCTCTGGCCGTAAGGTGTGGTAGTGAAGAATGCGAATGGGCTGATGAACTAAGATTGAAGGag CTGCATTTGAGGTCTTGTCCTTTTAGAGTGATTCCATGCCCTCTCTGTGAAGTTATCATGGCACGGAAAGATCTTGATACACATAGAGCCAAACAGTGCCCACGGAGAATGGTACAGTGTGATTTCTGTCAGGAGCAACATACGAATTGCCAGATGGAG GAGCATCTCAAAAGCTGTGATAGATACCCAGTACATTGTGAGAAATGTGACGCCATAGTTTCCCGAGAGATG CTTCAAGATCACATGGAGAACCATTGTAGGAAAAGTAAACTTCCTTGTTACTTTGCTGAACTGGGCTGCGAAAAAATG GTTCTACGAGAAAACCTGGACGATCACCTCCTCCAGTTTCACAAGGAACATCTCCACTTACTTGTCGAC AAGGAAGACCTCCTTCAGAACCAAATTGCTTCTCTTCAAGAGCGAGGCAAAGCCAACCTAGATGCTCACGAAGCAGAAATTCAGCAGATGAATGAGAAACAACATGCTTTGGAGAGACAAATGGATGAGAAACAACATGCCATGAAGAGACAAATggatgagaaggaaaaaaaattgaagagacAAAtggatgagaaagaaaaagcttcgaagagaaaaatggatgggaaagaaaaagaattaaggGGACAAATGAATGAGAACGAAAAAGCCTTGAAGAGACAAATGGATGAGAAACAACATGCTTTGGAGAGACAAATGGATGAGAAACAACATGCCATGAAGAAACAAATGGATGAGAAGGAAAAAGCCTTGAAGAGACAAATTGATGAGAACGAAGCAGTCTTGAGGAGAGAAATAGATGAGAAAGAACGTGCCTTAAAGAGTCAACTGGATaaggaaaaactttttaagtATGTATCGATCGCTTTTGCCATAGTGTTAATCATTATTTCAGTTTCAACAATTCTGTATCAAAGAGAGGTGAAGACACAAATGGATAGTAACGAAAAAGCCTTGAAGAGACAAATGGATAGTAACGAAAAAGCCTTGAAGAGACAAATGGATAGTAACGAAAAAGCCTTGAAGACACAAATGGATAGTAAAGAAAAAGCCTTGAAGACACAAATGGATAGTAAAGAAAAAGCCTTGAAGAGACAAATGGGTAGTAAAGAAAAAGCCTTGAAGAGACAAATGGATGAGAATGAAGCAGTCTTGAGGAGAGAAATAGATGAGAAAGAACGTGCCTTAAAGAGTCGACTGGATAAGGAAGAACGTTTTAAGTATGTGTGGATCGCTTTTACCATTTTTATGTTTATCATTATGATCATTATGTGTCTTCTCCTTGAGAGATGA